In Dama dama isolate Ldn47 chromosome 10, ASM3311817v1, whole genome shotgun sequence, the sequence TGCCACGCTCTGCTGCTCCGCGGGCGCCTGGCCATGGTGGAAAGGAGCTGGAAGAAACCACAGGGTCAGAGCAGAGAAAGACGCAGCACACCAGTTGGTCCCACAGCCTGTGCCAGCCCACCCAGGTCTGGAACTCTCTTCACAAGCTGGTACCTCGCTCCAGGATCCAAGCACCTTGATGAAACAGGTAGAGAGCATGGAACACCACCCAGATACCCATGACTCTCAAAGGCCCCTCTCTGAGCTTGGCCTCAGGAACCCAAGTGTCCTGCTTACCCGTCCCTTGGGCATCTCAAGCCTTGCCTGCCCTTCCTCCGGTGTCCAGTTTGACAAATGGCATCTCCATCCTCCCAGTTCCTCATGCCAGACACACAGCAGTCATCCCAACACCTCCTCCCACCACGGCCCTCCACGCCCCACACCACCTCCAACGGTGGGTGTCCTGAACCTTCTGCCGCCACCTCgcctctcccacccccgcaaGACTCCTCCGCTCCGGCTCCGCCCACTTCATTCACTACAACCCAGCTTTTTCGAAACATAAATCTTAAGAAATTTTGAATTAGCGAGTTATAAACTTCTCAGGGCTTACCATTGTTCTCCGGATAAAATGTAAAATCCTACCAAGCCCATCAAGTTCCGCCCTGTTCCGGCTGCTGGTCCTTTCCAGCCCTTTGCCCAGAACGCTTTCCCCTCCCGTCTTTGGCTCTCAACTTCCAAGCCCGACTTACAGTTACAAGTCGATCTCTGGGATCTTGTACTGAAATTCCCTAGGAGGGCCGGGACTGTCCCCGGCCACGATCCCGAGGGGCGGCAGGGGACGCGCGTAGGCACAGCTTTTGAGGGATGGGAGCCCGTCTGAAGACTCGGGTTCGCTACTGGAACCGGCCACGGCGGGCCCGGCCTAAGCCCCGCCCGCCACCGCCACGGCAACAGTAGGCGCCAGGCCGTGCACGGGGGATGCACGGTCCCGAGACGACCCCGCTGCAGCAGGGGTCGCTTCCCCGTCGGGCATCGCACTGTCTAAGGGTCAGCGGGGTCGCGGGGTTCCTCCCACCCGCCGCCCCGCCCGGCCTGCGGCGCAGAGCCTCCGCCCGCCTCTTctggccccgccgccgccgccgccgccgccgccgccgccggaaCAAAGGCGCACCGCCCGCAGCTCCGCGAGGCCAACGGGTGCAGTGGGGTCCCGACCCAGGCTGGGCAGCAAGGCCCGGAAGACCCGGGGAGGAGCGGCCGAGGCCCGCTGCTCACCTGCAGCCGCTCTGCGCTGCCGCGCTCAGCCGGGCCAGCCGCGACCTACTTTCCGCTCCGGAGCAAGACGTAAACAATCCCCGCCCCGCGGTCCGCCCCCCGCGCCGCATTGGCTCCGCAGTGCACTCGACTTCAGCGTTCGGAAGAGGGGCGGGCCCCGCGGCACAAGCCTCTTGCTGAGAGGCTGCTGGCCCTGTCAATCCTAGATCGACGTCCTCATTGGCCACATCTGAAGCGGTCGGAGACAAGTCCCGCGAGCCTATTGGACCGGGGGCGGGCAAACGAAGCGGTCCCATGCTGGGGCGTTGACACGGAAGTGGGTCCCTGTCCTGTACGCCGTCTGCGACGGAACCTGCGTGCACCCTTTGGGCAATCTGATTGGCTAAGGGTAGCGCGAGTGGGCCTATCAAGGGGAGCCAGGGCGGGTTCGCGTTGCCCATTGGTCCGAAGGCGCTTCACTCAGATTGGACGGAGGCGGGCTGCGAGGAGGACGCGGGGCGAGTTGGGGCAGGATGGAAGCTGTTGCAGGTGAGTGTGCCTGACCGCTGGGCGTCGCGGGTCGGCGGGCGCCGAGGCGAGAGGGATGGGGCAGACCCGCAGGTGCTAGTCGTGGCTCCGGGTTTCAGCACACCGTCTTATGTGCGGTATAAAGTTCTCAGAGGTGCGCGCACGTGTCATTACGGCGCTTAGAAGGAGGTCTTACTTGAATAAGGCGCTCTAAGAGAAACCGGAACGTCATATTCTGTTTTTTGTAGAAGTTCTATTTTGACTttctaagccttttttttttttttttttaatgaaatctgcTTTGGACCCAATGTATACATTGGGCACAGCCGGATTCGCACAGATTAGCtacattattttctaaaagacTTCGGGTATGATATCTTGAGCACAAAGCGTTTACAACGCTGGATTCGTCCATCAGATTTTAAACTTAAGACTGgagagaaaaatcagaagaaGCTTGTTATGATGAGGGTACACTTGCTACAAGGTGAGGGGGATGGTTTCTAGATTGATGATGGATGCTTTTTTTAACGAAGAGACAAATGCACACAGAAATTCGAGAAGCCTCACAGGCTATGCAGTAAACGTCCCTGTGCTCAGAGGCAGCTCCTGTTATCAGTTGCTTGTATCCTATTGGAGAGATTCTTTATATACAAAGATTCCGGTACTTGTCCAGTGTATCAGATAATCTTGATTTGGTTGGACTTAAGGCTTGATTGATTGGTCTTCTCATCGAAATGTGGGATCCCTCACTTCCCTCCGTGGGGGAGACACTGCTTTCCTTTGCCCCTTCCAGGGCAGCCTCTCCCATGTAGTAGTATGTATTTGATTTGTCATCGTTTGTAAGCCTTTGAGTTTACTTCTGAGGGAAAGTTGTGGTTGGCTCCTGAGAACTGTGGTCTGGGAAGTTGGCGGCTCCTTCCAGTTACTTGATGGGAGCCGCAATATCCTGTTTGAGGCTTAGGCAGATGAAGCTCCCCAGTCCCACCAGTGAGGAGAGCAAGGCATCACTCTTAGAGGTTGGCACTGCAGCGCTGGCATGGAGGGCATGGAGGTGTCAGGACCCGCATCTGCCTTGTTCTTTCCCAAGTTTCTGCCCGAGTGCCCATCTGCCCACCAaagaaaggtgaaattgatttCCAACTACTGTTTCTAAaagatacttttatttatttataggttGTGctggggtcttcattgctgcatgggcttttctctagttgtggcgagcggtgacttctcttgttgcgaagcacaggttctggggcttgtgggcttCGGGAGTTGTGTTTCCcgggccccagagcacaggcttagtagttgtggcccacaagcttagctgctctgtagcatgtgggatcttcccacagcagggatcaaacccatgtctcctgcattggcaggaggattcttcaccactgagccaccagggaagctccccccACTACTTTCTGATATTAAAGCAGTTTAAGTAAGAGCCTTTTAAGTCATCACAGAAGTGGCCTGAGGCATGGTGGCCGTGTTGTCGGCAGTGATCCGTGGCTGGGGGATGGTGGCCTTTCCTCGTCACCATACAGGATCTCTAGAAGGAGACCCAGGACAGGCACTGCACTGCCTTACAACTGTGGAGAAGCCAGGCCAGGTGCACCCTGAGTTCCTTCCAGGGACCCTTTGGTGGCAGCGGCCTTTGCACCTGCCCATGAGAGATGGGTCAGGAGGGAGACAGTGTTCGCTCACCTCGCGCTGAGCCCTTCCTGCAAAGCCGGGGTGCAGGGAGGCTGCTGGAGCAAGCAGCTTGCTGCAGGCCAGGCGGGACTCTCTTTGGTGAGGTCCTCAGGGCACTTTGCAGGGGCTGAGGGTTGTTTGTACACAGATGGCGCCCGTGTggggtggcaggggtgggagtgGTGAGTGTGTTCATGGTGGCATTTCAGGCTCACTGGGAGAAACAGGAGCTGGGGCAGAGCCTGCCTGGGGGTACCCAGGGTTTCTTAAGGCGTAACCGTGAGCCATCCGAGTGACCTAACTTCTGCCCCCTCACACAGTGTGGGTGCCTCCTCAAGCTGTGGGCTCCCTCCTGAGCAggaggctggggctgccaggagttCCGCTTCTGCCCCCAGAGGAGGGCGCTGCCCGCCTGCGGTCAGACCTAGAGGTGCTGGCACAGGGGCTGGCAGCACTTTGGTCTCCACCCTCATCCCTTGGAGCCAGCTGGGAGGCTTTGGCTGGAATTGGCCTTGTGCATGCAAGGTGTGCATGCACTCACGTGTGCACACTGCAGAGCGGAGGGTTTGCAGCATTTTTAGCCGCAGCAGCCCTGCTCCAGACCGAGCGGGGGCGGCCGTCTCTGAGGACGCAGTGGGTTGGGTCTGGGGTCTGCTGGAATCCCTCTCGCGTGGCTGCATTTGCTTGTGTCAGGACCTGGGTGTAGGACGTGCGTGATGGCCGCGgtaagtgggcagcagagggcgGCTGGCACGGAGGAGACACCCAGCCCTTCTCCCTTCTGTCTTTCCAACCAGAGCCTGGAAACCTGGCCGGCGTCCGGTACATCGTCCTCGTCCTCTCGGGAAAGGGGGGCGTCGGGAAGAGCACCATCTCCACAGAGCTGGCGCTGGCCCTGCGCCACGCGGGCAAGAAGGTGAGCGCCTCCTGTCTCCTTGCGAGCCCTACTCTCCTGGGTGGTCATGCAGGGCAGCGCCCGGCTGGAGCGCCTCTCATGAGTCGCGTGGACGCCCCCAGCAGGTGGGGATCCTGGACGTGGACCTGTGCGGCCCCAGCATCCCCCGCATGCTCCGAGTGCAGGGCAGGGCGGTGCACCAGGGCGACAGTGGCTGGGTGCCCGTCTTCGTGGACCGGGAGCAGAGCATCTCCCTCATGTCTGTGGGCTTCCTGCTGGAGCAGCCAGACGAGGCTTTGGTGTGGAGAGGCCCCAGGAAGAACGGTAATGCCGCGCTGAGCTGCCGGCGCCCCACCCGCCCCACCACCTCGGGCGCCGGGGGAAAGGCTGGCGCCCACCTCTTCACTTCTAAGACGCTCCCCCGCACCCCGACCCATCAAGCCTGCGAGTACGCAGACAGCGGGCCTGGGGAGCAAGAGTGTGAGCCGCAGCCATGAGGCCTTCAGCTGCCTGGTCCTCCCCAGAGGTCTGATGCCTCTGCCCCAGTAGACAGGGTTCGGCTCCCTCCGAAGGCCAGCATGGGGCTGCCAGGTGTGGGAGCAAGTCTGGGGCAGGGGCTGCTCCCAGGCCATGCCCGCCTGGCATTCCCCGCAGGCCGCCTCTCTGGGGCACAGACATCCGCCCCTGGAGGGTCCCCACTCCAGCCATCGAAGCTAGGGCCCGAGCTGAAGTCctggggggctggggaagggTCTCTCCCCTGGCGCGCAGTGGCACACACAGCTCTCCAAATGCCAGTGGGCCCAGGACCCAAAGGTCGCCCCGCCCTGGGGCCAAGAGGGGGTGTGGGCCTGGTGAGACCCTGCCTGCCTGCTCGCTACACCCAACCCCGAGCCTCCCTGGGTCTCCACAGCACTGATAAAGCAGTTTGTGTCCGACGTGGCCTGGGGGCAGCTGGACTACCTGGTTGTGGACACGCCCCCAGGGACCTCTGATGAGCACATGGCCGTGGTGGACGCCCTGCGCCCCTACAGTCCCCTGGGGGCCCTCGTGGTCACCACGCCCCAGGTACTGTTCCCGCAGGGCACCCTCACCCCGGGGCAGACGCCCTGCCCTCCTCGCCCATCTTGGCTGTTTCTGGGGTACCCACCTGCCGCCCCCGCCCCTTTCCGGCCTCCAGGCGGTGTCCGTGGGGGACGTGAGGCGGGAGCTGACCTTCTGCAGGAAGGTGGGGCTGCGGGTGATCGGGCTCGTGGAGAACATGAGCGGCTTTGTCTGTCCCCACTGCTCGGTGAGTCCTGGGAGGTCGCGGGTGTGGGTGGCcggccacccccgccccccgcgggcagagaggaagcaggtggaccctgtgtctctgtgtcccaGGAGTGCACCAACGTCTTCTCCAAGGGAGGCGGCGAGGAGCTGGCAAGACACGCCGGCGTCCCCTTCCTGGGTAAGTGGGCCGGGGCTgccccagggccctgccctcTGGGGAGAGGCGAGAGGGGGCTTCCTCCCACCCCGCCGTCCCCCTGCCCTGCGGGAGCTGTGAGCCGCAggagcctgtgttttcttctgcagGAGCACCCAGGAGGCAGTGGGGCCTGCTGGGCGTCCTGGGGAGGTTCAGCCCGGGAGCCAGTCCTGCCGGGCCTCGGCAGTGCTGCTCGCGGGCTCCTGGGCTGAGGGGGTGGACAGGGCCTCCCAGCCTGGCCCTCACTGCTCActctccctgcccccgcccccaggctcGGTGCCTCTGGACCCCGAGCTAACGCGGAGCCTGGAGGACGGCCGGGACTTCATCCAGGACTTCCCCGACAGCCCCGCGTTCCCTGCGCTCTCCTCCATCGCCCAGAAGATTCTCAGCGAGACGCCCGTGGGGCTCTCCTGACCAAGGCAGGCTGAGCGCTCCTGTGCGCTGTGGGGCTggaggtctggggtggggacCTGGCCAGGCCCCGTGTGCCCCTCTCCCCGCTGGGCCCGTCTGGGACGTTTCCGGAGCTTCAGTGGCATCTTGGCTGAGCCGCTGACAGTGAGTGGCTCTGCCCGGTCACCCGGGCATGGCGTGGGGTCCCCGTGCCGTGGCCTGCCCTCCTTGCTGGCAGAGCTCGGTACCCCCGTGGCCCAGACAGATGGCTGCTCCCGACAGCCGAGTCTCCATGTTGTTCACAGAGCTGGTGCGTCTGGGAGCTTGTCTGGCCTGCTGGCCCGCAAGCCCAGTGAAGGAGGTGACACCCACTAAGGTGTCAAACTTGTAACTCAGAGGAGCCCGCAATAAATGTATCCCACCGCTGTGTTTACACATCTGACCTTTCTAGAGCGttccgccccggccccgcctccTGGCCAGGTGTCACTGTGTCCTGTGCAGTgttctcccccccccccgccccgagtCGCAGGAACTGGCCAGCAGTCCTGCTGTCGACAGGCCCCTGGAGCCTCAGGTGAGGCTCATGTGGAGTATCGGGTGACTTGGGGTGTGTGAGTGGCCAGGCTTGGCCTAGCAACAGCCGAGGGCCCGCCCCGGGCCGGGGGCAGGGCTGACAGGAGAGGCGAGTGTGGAGCGGAGCCCCGGGCCTCTCCCCTGCGTGGGTCCCGGGGAGCCTGGGGTGCATCCTGGGCAGCCCGCCTGCCGCTCTCCCCGGGAAGAGCCTGGGTGCTCGGCCGGGGGTGCATGCAGGCCTGGGCCCCACTTCTTGGGGGGTGACAGTGATGAGTGCACCCCGGGGGCCttcctttgggggtggggggtatggCTGGGAGCACAGGGACCCAGAGAGGGAGGGTCACACCCCCTCCGGCCCCCGCTTCCCAGGACCAAGCTGCTCTGAGGACCCTGGCGAGGGGCTGACGCGCGAGGCTCCCAGAGGACACGAGTGAGGGCCCGCCGCTCCCGGGGGGCTCCTGGGGACTCACAGACGAAAAGGGGGCCTGGGCGCAGGGCGGGCCATGGGGCTGCGGCAGGCAGAGGGGCCCTGGCTAGCACCCCCCACCCGCACTGAGCTGCACCCCTGCCCGCACACACGGCCCCGTTTATTCGGTTACTTTCATTGACGACAGCTGGGGAGGCCGTGTCCCCGACCCTCACGGTCAGGCCCTCAGGGAGCAGGCTGGGCCCCACAGGTCCTGAACTGTGTCCCCCCGGGGCTGCAAGGGCCCGTCGGGACGCCGGGGCAGCCTCGGGTCAGCAGTGGGCAAAGTGGGCCTCGCCGACGTCGCGCAGGTCGAGGCCTGCCAGGCCGGGCGGG encodes:
- the NUBP2 gene encoding cytosolic Fe-S cluster assembly factor NUBP2 isoform X3; its protein translation is MEAVAEPGNLAGVRYIVLVLSGKGGVGKSTISTELALALRHAGKKQVGILDVDLCGPSIPRMLRVQGRAVHQGDSGWVPVFVDREQSISLMSVGFLLEQPDEALVWRGPRKNGGVRGGREAGADLLQEGGAAGDRARGEHERLCLSPLLGVHQRLLQGRRRGAGKTRRRPLPGLGASGPRANAEPGGRPGLHPGLPRQPRVPCALLHRPEDSQRDARGALLTKAG
- the NUBP2 gene encoding cytosolic Fe-S cluster assembly factor NUBP2 isoform X1 yields the protein MEAVAEPGNLAGVRYIVLVLSGKGGVGKSTISTELALALRHAGKKQVGILDVDLCGPSIPRMLRVQGRAVHQGDSGWVPVFVDREQSISLMSVGFLLEQPDEALVWRGPRKNALIKQFVSDVAWGQLDYLVVDTPPGTSDEHMAVVDALRPYSPLGALVVTTPQAVSVGDVRRELTFCRKVGLRVIGLVENMSGFVCPHCSECTNVFSKGGGEELARHAGVPFLGSVPLDPELTRSLEDGRDFIQDFPDSPAFPALSSIAQKILSETPVGLS
- the NUBP2 gene encoding cytosolic Fe-S cluster assembly factor NUBP2 isoform X2, with translation MEAVAEPGNLAGVRYIVLVLSGKGGVGKSTISTELALALRHAGKKVGILDVDLCGPSIPRMLRVQGRAVHQGDSGWVPVFVDREQSISLMSVGFLLEQPDEALVWRGPRKNALIKQFVSDVAWGQLDYLVVDTPPGTSDEHMAVVDALRPYSPLGALVVTTPQAVSVGDVRRELTFCRKVGLRVIGLVENMSGFVCPHCSECTNVFSKGGGEELARHAGVPFLGSVPLDPELTRSLEDGRDFIQDFPDSPAFPALSSIAQKILSETPVGLS